From a single Onychomys torridus chromosome 9, mOncTor1.1, whole genome shotgun sequence genomic region:
- the LOC118590701 gene encoding olfactory receptor 4L1-like yields MDYENGSAVTEFILVGFSGGWQLQTFFFVTFSLIYLATVVGNILIIVIVTANATLHSPMYFLLGNLSLLDMCFSTVTTPKMIRDLLAEHKSISVWGCMSQMFFMHLFGGTEMTLLIVMAFDRYVAICKPLHYRIIMSHKLLNIFIILSWTIGFIHTMSQMVLTVNLPFCGHNIVNNIFCDLPLVIKLACIETNTLELFVIADSGLLSFICFILLLVSYTVILVTVRHKSPGRLSKALSTLSAHIIVVTLFFGPCIFIYAWPFGSFASNKVLTVLYTVITPLLNPLIYTLRNQEMKKAMRKLWMKEVNFV; encoded by the coding sequence ATGGATTATGAAAATGGATCAGCTGTGACAGAGTTTATTTTAGTGGGATTTTCTGGAGGCTGGCAACTCCAAACTTTCTTCtttgtgacattttctttgatctaTTTGGCTACTGTGGTGGGCAACATTCTTATTATAGTCATAGTGACGGCTAATGCTACCCTTCATTCTCCCATGTACTTTCTTCTTGGAAATCTCTCGCTTTTAGACATGTGTTTTTCTACTGTCACAACACCCAAGATGATCAGAGACTTGCTTGCAGAACACAAGAGCATCTCTGTATGGGGCTGCATGTCTCAGATGTTCTTCATGCACTTGTTTGGGGGTACTGAAATGACACTTTTGATAGTCATGGCCTTTGATAGATATGTGGCCATATGCAAACCCTTGCACTACAGGATAATCATGAGTCACAAGTTgctgaatatatttataatactTTCCTGGACCATTGGTTTCATACACACCATGAGCCAGATGGTATTGACAGTGAATTTGCCTTTCTGTGGCCACAACATTGTAAATAACATATTTTGCGATCTCCCCCTGGTGATCAAGCTTGCTTGTATTGAAACAAACACTCTGGAGTTATTTGTCATTGCTGACAGTGGGCTGCTGTCTTTCATCTGTTTCATCCTCTTGCTTGTTTCTTACACTGTCATTCTGGTCACTGTAAGGCACAAATCACCTGGCAGGCTTTCCAAGGCTCTGTCCACATTGTCTGCCCATATAATTGTGGTCACTCTGTTCTTTGGACCCTGTATCTTCATCTATGCCTGGCCATTTGGCAGTTTTGCGAGCAATAAAGTGCTTACTGTACTTTACACTGTTATCACCCCCTTACTGAATCCTCTTATTTACACACTGAGAAATCAGGAGATGAAAAAAGCCATGAGGAAATTGTGGATGAAAGAAGTTAATTTTGTGTAG